From Streptomyces griseorubiginosus, one genomic window encodes:
- a CDS encoding SpoIIE family protein phosphatase yields the protein MATFDQGNGHSGWSGEVATVTLGADGTITGWSEGARRLLGHSAREVVGHAATSLLLGAGAPEATGLSLTGSQEWRGTASLRHRDGHRVEATLHAQPSLDGDGRVRSFVVALTPGPDRSMIEWAFDQASIALSTHTATSGAWRRNAVAQGGTGPAHEAGPEARPRSDHEAGRESAAEVGPAPDSAPAPQAAPEPAPEDGPAAVPESAREAGPGSATELAPQAGPEPAPQAAPEPAPDDGPAAGPEATRQSSREPDPGAEPKAGPEPAPEASPEPALQTGPKPAPEARPNLIPQTAPNLQATLPPSSDDGFLHCVRRVAEEGIPMRYECLAPEPSCAPGAVPVAVGPLPDARHRAWVIELWPVREPATGEVVGVGTAAFDSSDQHAARQRLVLLQEAGARIGTTLNVTRTAQELADLAVPRLADFVSVDLLDSVLRGEEPVPGPVDAAVVLRRVAHQSAAEGEAVPEAAIDLGGMDTYPPFSPPARCLAEGKPVLSGADDPDFARWIADHEARTARNEEYRFHSVMATPLRARGITLGVAVFSRIGGSPPFEADDLILVEELAGRAAVGVDNARRYTRERTNALTLQRSLLPRDLPRQAAVEVAYRYLPAGSGAGVGGDWFDVVPLSGTRVALVVGDVVGHGIHASATMGRLRTAVRTLADVDLPPDELLTHLDDLVTHLASDREDIAPDEPYLVSGEIGATCLYAVYDPVSRVCTFASAGHVPPVVLLPDGTARVVELTPGPLLGVGGLPFECTEVELPEGSLLALCTDGLVEARDRDVGLGLERLCAALAGPVTSLEATCDTILRALLPATPADDVALLLARTRALHADQVAAWALPSDPSIVADARAQATRQLTAWGLEEAAFVTELVVSELVTNAIRYGAVPIGLRLIRDRTLICEVSDASNTAPHLRRARTYDEGGRGLHMVAQLTQGWGTRQGPLGKTIWAEQSLPAG from the coding sequence ATGGCCACTTTTGATCAAGGGAACGGTCACAGCGGGTGGTCAGGCGAGGTCGCGACGGTCACCCTCGGCGCGGACGGCACGATCACGGGGTGGAGCGAGGGTGCCCGGCGGCTGCTGGGCCACTCCGCCCGGGAGGTCGTAGGACACGCCGCGACCTCTCTGCTGCTCGGCGCGGGAGCTCCCGAGGCGACCGGGCTCTCCCTCACCGGCTCCCAGGAATGGCGGGGCACGGCGTCGCTACGGCACCGGGACGGTCACCGCGTCGAGGCGACCCTGCACGCCCAGCCGTCACTCGACGGCGACGGCCGCGTCCGGTCCTTCGTCGTCGCCCTGACTCCCGGGCCCGACCGGAGCATGATCGAGTGGGCGTTCGACCAGGCCTCGATCGCACTCTCCACCCACACGGCCACATCCGGCGCATGGCGCCGAAACGCGGTCGCGCAGGGCGGAACGGGCCCCGCGCACGAGGCCGGTCCCGAGGCGCGCCCCAGGTCCGATCACGAGGCGGGTCGCGAGTCCGCTGCCGAGGTCGGGCCCGCTCCCGATTCCGCGCCCGCTCCCCAGGCCGCCCCCGAGCCCGCCCCCGAAGACGGACCCGCGGCGGTCCCCGAGTCCGCTCGCGAGGCAGGACCTGGGTCCGCAACCGAACTCGCCCCCCAGGCCGGACCCGAGCCCGCTCCCCAGGCCGCCCCCGAGCCCGCCCCCGACGACGGACCCGCAGCGGGACCCGAGGCCACTCGCCAGTCGAGTCGAGAGCCCGATCCCGGAGCTGAGCCCAAGGCCGGACCCGAGCCCGCTCCCGAAGCCAGCCCCGAGCCCGCTCTCCAGACCGGCCCCAAGCCTGCCCCCGAAGCCCGCCCCAATCTCATCCCCCAAACCGCCCCCAACCTCCAGGCCACGCTCCCCCCCTCCTCCGACGACGGCTTCCTCCACTGTGTCCGGCGGGTCGCCGAGGAAGGCATCCCGATGCGCTACGAGTGTCTGGCGCCCGAACCGTCCTGTGCTCCCGGTGCCGTACCCGTCGCCGTCGGCCCCCTCCCGGACGCCCGCCACCGTGCCTGGGTCATCGAGCTCTGGCCCGTTCGTGAGCCCGCCACCGGTGAGGTCGTGGGTGTGGGGACCGCCGCCTTCGACAGCAGTGACCAGCACGCCGCCCGGCAGCGGCTGGTCCTGTTGCAGGAGGCCGGGGCCCGGATCGGCACCACCCTGAACGTGACCCGCACCGCCCAGGAGCTCGCCGACCTCGCCGTACCGCGGCTCGCCGACTTCGTCAGCGTGGACCTCCTCGACTCCGTGCTGCGCGGGGAGGAGCCGGTGCCGGGGCCGGTCGACGCGGCCGTGGTGCTGCGCCGCGTCGCCCACCAGTCCGCCGCCGAAGGGGAAGCCGTGCCCGAGGCCGCCATCGACCTCGGCGGCATGGACACCTACCCGCCGTTCTCGCCGCCCGCCCGCTGCCTGGCCGAAGGGAAACCGGTGCTCAGCGGTGCCGACGACCCCGACTTCGCGCGCTGGATCGCCGACCACGAGGCCCGCACCGCGCGCAACGAGGAGTACCGCTTCCACTCCGTCATGGCCACCCCGCTGCGCGCCCGGGGCATCACCCTGGGCGTCGCGGTCTTCAGTCGGATCGGCGGTTCCCCGCCGTTCGAGGCGGACGACCTGATCCTCGTCGAGGAACTCGCCGGCCGGGCCGCGGTCGGCGTCGACAACGCCCGCCGCTACACCCGCGAGCGCACCAACGCCCTCACCCTCCAGCGCAGCCTCCTGCCCCGGGACCTGCCCCGGCAGGCGGCCGTGGAGGTGGCGTACCGCTATCTGCCCGCCGGCAGCGGCGCCGGGGTCGGCGGCGACTGGTTCGACGTCGTGCCGCTGTCCGGCACCCGCGTGGCCCTGGTCGTCGGGGACGTGGTCGGGCACGGCATCCACGCCTCCGCCACCATGGGCCGGCTGCGCACCGCCGTCCGCACCCTCGCCGACGTGGACCTGCCCCCGGACGAGCTCCTCACCCACCTCGACGACCTCGTCACCCATCTCGCCAGCGACAGGGAGGACATCGCCCCCGACGAGCCCTACCTCGTCAGCGGCGAGATCGGCGCGACCTGCCTGTACGCCGTCTACGACCCCGTGTCCCGGGTGTGCACCTTCGCCAGCGCGGGGCACGTCCCGCCCGTCGTCCTGCTCCCCGACGGCACCGCCCGGGTGGTCGAGCTGACCCCGGGGCCGCTGCTCGGCGTCGGCGGGCTGCCCTTCGAGTGCACCGAGGTGGAACTGCCCGAGGGCAGTCTGCTGGCCCTCTGCACCGACGGCCTGGTCGAGGCGCGCGACCGTGACGTCGGCCTCGGCCTGGAGCGGTTGTGCGCGGCGCTGGCCGGCCCGGTCACCTCGCTGGAGGCGACCTGCGACACGATCCTGCGGGCCCTGCTGCCCGCGACCCCCGCCGACGACGTCGCCCTGCTCCTCGCCCGCACCCGCGCCCTGCACGCCGACCAGGTCGCCGCCTGGGCCCTGCCCTCCGACCCGTCGATCGTGGCCGACGCCCGCGCCCAGGCCACCCGCCAGCTCACCGCCTGGGGCCTGGAGGAGGCGGCCTTCGTCACCGAGCTGGTGGTGAGCGAGCTGGTCACCAACGCCATCCGCTACGGCGCCGTACCCATCGGCCTCCGGCTGATCCGCGACCGGACCCTGATCTGCGAGGTCTCCGACGCCAGCAACACCGCGCCCCACCTGCGCCGCGCCCGCACCTACGACGAGGGCGGCCGCGGACTGCACATGGTCGCCCAGCTCACCCAGGGCTGGGGCACCCGCCAGGGCCCGTTGGGCAAGACCATCTGGGCCGAACAGTCCCTCCCGGCCGGCTGA
- a CDS encoding LacI family DNA-binding transcriptional regulator, producing MQLAFVGGVAETAAAHGYDLLLAPAGDQDDPSFRRMVDERRVDGVIVMEIRREDDRVERLAEAGFPFVAIGRNHRADVSGWVDLDFAGLAGGCVQHLADLGHRRIAFVNRSEQLFNSGYGFARLGDEGYTETMKKLLLTPRTYLCGDDLASGERVVERILADDPATTSLVTLNEAALEGVYRGLTRNGRSVPRDFSVVGVAASPWAEQVNPPLTAADIPAKEMSRVAVDLMLRRLRTPDAPPRHVLLKPLITLRGSTGRCPSVPGSEPETDLPDFPDIDLDF from the coding sequence ATGCAGCTCGCCTTCGTCGGTGGAGTGGCCGAGACCGCCGCCGCGCACGGATACGACCTGCTGCTCGCGCCCGCCGGCGACCAGGACGACCCCTCGTTCCGGCGGATGGTCGACGAGCGGCGGGTGGACGGTGTGATCGTCATGGAGATCCGCCGCGAGGACGACCGCGTCGAGCGGCTCGCCGAGGCCGGCTTCCCCTTCGTCGCCATCGGCCGCAACCACCGGGCCGACGTCTCCGGCTGGGTCGACCTCGACTTCGCCGGACTGGCCGGCGGCTGCGTCCAGCACCTCGCCGACCTCGGCCACCGCAGGATCGCCTTCGTCAACCGGTCCGAGCAGCTCTTCAACAGCGGCTACGGCTTCGCCCGGCTCGGCGACGAGGGCTACACCGAGACGATGAAGAAACTGCTCCTCACCCCGCGGACCTACCTCTGCGGCGACGACCTCGCCTCGGGCGAGCGGGTCGTGGAGCGGATCCTGGCCGACGACCCGGCGACGACCTCCCTGGTCACCCTGAACGAGGCCGCCCTGGAAGGCGTCTACCGCGGCCTCACCCGCAACGGCCGCAGCGTCCCCCGCGACTTCTCCGTCGTCGGCGTCGCCGCCAGCCCCTGGGCCGAACAGGTGAACCCGCCCCTGACCGCGGCCGACATCCCCGCCAAGGAGATGAGCCGGGTCGCCGTCGACCTGATGCTGCGGCGGCTGCGCACACCCGACGCGCCGCCCCGGCACGTCCTGCTGAAACCCCTGATCACCCTGCGCGGGAGCACGGGCCGCTGCCCGTCGGTACCGGGCTCGGAACCCGAGACCGACCTCCCGGATTTCCCCGATATAGACCTAGATTTCTGA
- a CDS encoding sugar ABC transporter substrate-binding protein, giving the protein MSYPVDRRGFLRVSGAAAATAALGLTSCSSTESGPVTLRWWDYFTLDNFQPGMNRLIKDIEAGVPDVRIERRSFPFAELERQITLGAISGDLPDLAIVDNVSMNTLGGSRLLADLTARVEKWGQGDQYYKGPWDGCQVGGKTLGIPNNSNCLALYCNTRMLKAAGVEPPTTWDELASAAQKLTSGDRYGLALSAIKTEEGVFQFLPFLWQAGGDLDTFRTYGATALAFQDELIAKGSLSEQCVGWTQQDVNTRFLNQRAAMQINGPWQIPTLKKADFDWDVVALPRDKEAATCLGGENWVVMASSKHIDKAWEVLEYTQRPSVLVPYLVSFGELPARKDLADRGSWASDPALRLFLSQLPLARPRQYGAHYAEASQAVGEAQQAVLTGSASPAAAARTAAGKIDKALGEQ; this is encoded by the coding sequence ATGTCGTACCCCGTCGACCGCCGCGGTTTCCTGCGGGTCTCCGGCGCGGCTGCGGCCACCGCCGCCCTCGGTCTGACCTCGTGCAGCTCCACCGAATCGGGTCCGGTGACCCTGCGCTGGTGGGACTACTTCACCCTGGACAACTTCCAGCCCGGAATGAACCGCCTGATCAAGGACATCGAGGCCGGCGTCCCGGACGTCAGGATCGAGCGCCGCAGCTTCCCCTTCGCGGAGCTGGAACGCCAGATCACCCTGGGCGCGATCTCCGGCGACCTGCCCGACCTCGCGATCGTCGACAACGTCTCCATGAACACCCTCGGCGGCAGCCGGCTGCTCGCCGACCTCACCGCGAGAGTCGAGAAGTGGGGCCAGGGCGACCAGTACTACAAAGGCCCCTGGGACGGCTGCCAGGTCGGCGGAAAGACCCTCGGCATCCCCAACAACAGCAACTGCCTCGCCCTGTACTGCAACACCCGCATGCTCAAGGCCGCCGGCGTCGAACCCCCCACCACCTGGGACGAACTCGCCTCCGCCGCCCAGAAGCTGACCAGCGGCGACCGCTACGGCCTGGCGCTCAGCGCGATCAAGACCGAGGAGGGCGTCTTCCAGTTCCTGCCGTTCCTCTGGCAGGCGGGTGGCGACCTGGACACCTTCCGCACCTACGGCGCCACCGCCCTGGCCTTCCAGGACGAACTGATCGCCAAGGGCTCCCTGTCCGAACAGTGCGTGGGCTGGACCCAGCAGGACGTCAACACCCGCTTCCTCAACCAGCGCGCCGCGATGCAGATCAACGGCCCCTGGCAGATCCCCACCCTCAAGAAGGCCGACTTCGACTGGGACGTCGTCGCCCTGCCCCGCGACAAGGAGGCCGCCACCTGCCTCGGCGGGGAGAACTGGGTCGTCATGGCGAGCAGCAAGCACATCGACAAGGCGTGGGAGGTCCTGGAGTACACCCAGCGCCCCTCGGTCCTGGTGCCGTACCTGGTGTCCTTCGGTGAACTCCCCGCCCGCAAGGACCTCGCCGACCGGGGCAGCTGGGCCTCCGACCCGGCCCTGCGGCTCTTCCTCAGCCAGCTGCCCCTCGCCCGGCCGCGCCAGTACGGCGCCCACTACGCCGAGGCCTCGCAGGCAGTCGGAGAGGCGCAGCAGGCCGTGCTCACCGGCTCCGCGTCGCCGGCCGCGGCGGCCAGGACCGCGGCCGGGAAGATCGACAAAGCCCTGGGCGAGCAGTGA